The following coding sequences lie in one Candidatus Marinarcus aquaticus genomic window:
- a CDS encoding sulfite oxidase, translating to MSKRNREIGIHEAYQLDAQKADLELFGREYEESSRRGFLKKSSLMAMAAVVGSNIPFASNMPNGLIPAALANSEKPFAIPGKDGLVYLNDRPVNAETPPHLLNDEFTPAKHFFIRNNGIPPKMETIDAENWTLEIAGESCENPTTFTVKELKKKFKHYTYALQLECGGNGRSEYNPPAKGNQWTTGAIACGRWTGVRLKDVLQACGVKDDAVYIGYYGADTHLSGDPKKVVISRGAPISKALQEESLLAWAYEGEDIPYYNGYPLRLVMAGWPASVSGKWLKKIVIRNQVHDGPKMTGQSYRVPCNPVAPGTKVPNEDMCIIESMPVKSLITYPKSGVTHSIDKKFSFNGKAWAGELEVTNMEVSIDFGATWKKVKKLNKPLNRLAWQTWEASVKFPKTGYYEVWARATDSTGKKQPTILPGWNPRGYLNNACHRIAVQVV from the coding sequence ATGAGCAAGAGAAACAGAGAGATTGGAATTCATGAAGCATACCAACTTGACGCACAAAAAGCAGATTTAGAACTTTTTGGACGTGAATATGAAGAGTCATCACGAAGAGGATTTTTAAAGAAGAGTTCTTTAATGGCAATGGCAGCGGTTGTTGGTTCAAATATCCCTTTTGCATCGAATATGCCCAATGGATTGATTCCTGCAGCATTAGCAAACAGTGAAAAACCTTTTGCGATTCCTGGGAAAGATGGTTTAGTCTATCTCAATGATCGACCAGTGAATGCTGAGACTCCTCCCCATTTATTAAATGATGAGTTTACCCCTGCAAAACATTTTTTTATCAGAAATAATGGTATCCCACCAAAAATGGAGACCATTGATGCTGAGAATTGGACATTGGAAATTGCAGGTGAAAGTTGTGAAAATCCAACCACCTTTACTGTAAAAGAATTAAAGAAAAAATTTAAACACTATACTTATGCTTTACAGTTAGAGTGTGGAGGTAATGGTCGAAGTGAGTATAACCCACCAGCAAAAGGAAACCAATGGACAACAGGTGCGATTGCTTGTGGTCGATGGACAGGTGTCAGACTCAAAGATGTCTTACAAGCGTGCGGCGTTAAAGACGATGCGGTTTATATTGGATATTATGGTGCCGATACACACTTAAGTGGAGACCCTAAAAAAGTGGTTATTTCTCGTGGGGCACCTATAAGTAAAGCACTGCAAGAAGAGTCACTGTTGGCTTGGGCTTATGAAGGAGAAGATATCCCTTATTACAATGGATATCCGTTACGATTAGTTATGGCTGGTTGGCCTGCATCCGTTTCAGGTAAATGGTTGAAAAAAATTGTAATTCGAAATCAAGTGCATGATGGACCAAAAATGACAGGTCAATCATATCGAGTACCTTGTAACCCAGTAGCTCCGGGAACAAAAGTGCCGAATGAAGACATGTGTATCATTGAATCAATGCCTGTAAAATCATTGATTACTTATCCAAAATCTGGCGTTACACACTCCATAGATAAAAAGTTTTCATTCAACGGTAAAGCGTGGGCTGGGGAGCTTGAAGTAACCAACATGGAAGTATCTATTGATTTTGGTGCCACATGGAAAAAAGTGAAAAAGTTGAATAAACCACTTAATCGTTTAGCGTGGCAAACATGGGAAGCGAGTGTGAAATTTCCTAAAACAGGTTATTATGAGGTTTGGGCACGAGCAACTGACAGTACAGGTAAAAAACAACCAACCATTTTACCGGGTTGGAACCCAAGAGGATACTTAAATAACGCTTGTCACAGAATTGCCGTGCAAGTAGTATAA
- a CDS encoding proline dehydrogenase family protein — MHYDDELINETIALASSWQHQANRLHLEFDQEFYSIMNSIQKYPQDKIFLIELLEVIFATKSNKRIAHVLDYLIEKYGIADFFTKTQKALLFLFQHSTKNIPDVSVPFFQEYIKNEVKKLLVYESQLDEFLERKDYQEVKTTINLMHGLTMNELEAQRAIENYIRELGNPYVKAISVKISSIDSMMDLTDFDGSVERIVHKLTLIFRQAQKYTVNGCNKLVFIEMEESTTLPIIIESFKQLLNKEEFKNFKAGITLQAYLKVALEILENLILWMEKRHEKKGEKIIIRLVKGGSLQKEYTSCVLKPLPLATFENKIHTDTQFKKMARRLIEEQFCELCDVHIATHNIFDLAYIYCFAKQKRQLERLGFEMYEGINESLKIAIQNQSKEVITYSSVLLRDDFSNAIRFLVKRIHDLTSSCSFLSHAYRLQVDSDNWVEYKKQFLRSLQTDELNLEEEHFLCENEPVTDFRVAHNRTWLNSALQQYNEGNESLKNNEQTIEFETIQGVSLKLDIQQKIDWLEELIVNIANHRKEVVFALKKDVVTNDKEISLAIDVLHLFINALKVYGEEFEFNVVSKHYKIIIDESFAFNDIITLLVSVLMFEHTVILEGNRHIASLLAHLDRLFTQSQRLTKRFFCLYSMIKEHTAVDYVIQKNKRMKKVFYISDISNKELAIRTIFNSSLKNCLDYWGSIILLLQKDVYHDEKFLQRLTNSKNIKDKNILYNNKQIESICVNDVYEAVDLINTNPTYMSASIESLDEEEIEYFSKRCLNSHLYVNKTLECESKYTLYDMFNHIDFYLPKESFECLHYFGFFTHVNALQRQSTEVKKTQTLLDDLIYLTPFFKDELKAVACSYEQAYQTIFHQEHEFRHFQIEKSVIRYIKLNRILLVFSDKDDIKSLLSRMIACRVVGIEFSIYCGNNEKLRMFCVQHRSTLFKKEEDLIEEDLKAGIELKVYDRVLSTSNIEPIEEIYMSLLIKPVNLDGRVELRNYFKEQRYYSLSHKYGIKTEQQKGHLC; from the coding sequence ATGCATTATGATGATGAACTCATTAACGAAACAATTGCTTTGGCTTCATCTTGGCAACATCAGGCCAATCGACTCCACTTGGAGTTTGATCAAGAGTTTTATTCCATCATGAATAGTATTCAAAAGTATCCCCAAGATAAGATATTTCTTATTGAGTTACTGGAAGTTATTTTTGCAACAAAAAGCAATAAACGTATTGCTCATGTTCTTGATTACTTAATTGAAAAGTATGGTATAGCTGATTTTTTTACAAAAACACAAAAAGCACTTCTGTTTTTGTTTCAACACTCCACAAAAAATATTCCTGATGTTTCTGTCCCTTTTTTTCAAGAGTACATTAAAAATGAAGTCAAAAAACTGTTGGTATATGAATCTCAACTTGATGAATTTTTAGAACGCAAAGATTATCAAGAGGTGAAAACAACGATTAATCTTATGCATGGCTTGACAATGAATGAATTGGAGGCGCAAAGAGCCATAGAAAATTACATACGAGAGTTGGGAAACCCTTATGTAAAAGCCATCTCTGTTAAGATTTCCAGTATTGATTCTATGATGGACTTAACCGATTTTGATGGCAGTGTTGAACGTATTGTGCATAAATTAACTCTTATTTTTAGACAAGCACAAAAATATACAGTTAATGGGTGCAATAAGCTTGTATTTATTGAGATGGAAGAGTCTACCACACTGCCTATTATTATTGAGAGTTTTAAACAACTTCTCAATAAAGAGGAGTTTAAAAATTTTAAAGCAGGTATCACTTTGCAAGCTTATTTAAAAGTAGCTCTAGAGATCTTAGAAAATCTTATTTTATGGATGGAAAAACGTCATGAAAAAAAAGGTGAAAAAATTATCATACGTTTGGTTAAAGGAGGGAGTTTACAAAAAGAGTATACTTCTTGTGTATTAAAACCATTGCCTTTAGCAACATTTGAAAATAAAATACATACCGACACTCAGTTTAAAAAAATGGCAAGAAGACTGATTGAGGAACAATTTTGTGAACTTTGTGATGTTCATATTGCCACACACAATATTTTTGACTTGGCATATATCTACTGTTTTGCCAAACAAAAGAGACAACTCGAACGTTTAGGTTTTGAGATGTATGAAGGAATCAATGAGTCTTTGAAAATTGCAATACAAAACCAAAGCAAAGAGGTCATAACCTATTCATCAGTATTGTTGCGTGATGATTTTTCCAATGCAATAAGGTTTTTAGTCAAACGCATACATGATTTGACCTCTTCGTGCAGTTTCCTCTCCCATGCGTATCGTTTGCAAGTTGATTCAGATAATTGGGTTGAGTATAAAAAACAGTTTTTACGCTCATTACAAACAGATGAATTGAACCTAGAAGAAGAGCACTTCTTATGCGAAAATGAACCAGTGACGGACTTCAGAGTTGCTCACAACAGAACATGGCTTAATAGTGCTTTGCAACAGTATAATGAGGGGAATGAATCTCTTAAAAATAACGAACAAACTATTGAATTTGAAACAATACAAGGGGTTTCTTTAAAACTTGATATTCAACAAAAAATCGATTGGTTAGAAGAACTCATTGTCAATATTGCAAATCACCGAAAAGAGGTTGTGTTTGCTTTGAAAAAAGATGTGGTCACCAATGACAAAGAGATCAGTTTAGCTATTGATGTATTACATCTTTTTATAAATGCTTTAAAAGTGTATGGTGAAGAGTTTGAGTTCAATGTGGTTTCAAAACACTATAAAATCATCATTGATGAGAGCTTTGCATTTAATGACATCATCACTCTTTTGGTCTCTGTTTTGATGTTTGAACATACTGTTATTCTTGAAGGAAATAGACACATCGCTTCTCTTTTAGCGCATCTTGACAGACTGTTTACTCAAAGTCAACGCTTAACAAAACGCTTTTTTTGTCTCTATAGCATGATCAAAGAGCATACCGCAGTGGATTATGTTATTCAAAAAAATAAACGAATGAAAAAAGTTTTTTATATTTCAGACATATCCAATAAAGAGTTGGCCATACGTACCATTTTTAACAGTTCATTAAAAAACTGTTTGGACTATTGGGGAAGCATTATATTGCTTTTACAAAAGGATGTGTACCATGATGAGAAGTTTTTACAGCGATTGACCAACAGTAAGAACATCAAAGATAAGAATATTCTTTATAACAATAAACAAATAGAGAGTATCTGTGTTAATGACGTTTATGAAGCGGTTGATTTGATTAACACTAATCCCACGTATATGAGTGCGAGTATTGAAAGTTTGGATGAAGAAGAGATTGAATATTTCTCTAAAAGATGTCTAAATTCGCACTTGTATGTTAATAAAACGTTAGAGTGTGAGAGTAAATACACGCTGTATGACATGTTCAATCATATTGACTTTTACTTGCCCAAAGAGTCCTTTGAGTGTTTGCACTATTTTGGTTTTTTTACACATGTTAACGCTTTACAGAGACAGAGCACTGAAGTTAAAAAAACTCAAACACTCCTAGATGACTTGATTTATCTGACACCTTTTTTTAAAGATGAGTTAAAAGCAGTGGCATGCTCTTATGAACAGGCGTATCAAACAATATTTCATCAAGAGCATGAATTCAGACATTTTCAAATAGAAAAAAGTGTGATACGTTATATAAAGCTAAATCGTATACTGCTGGTGTTCAGTGACAAAGATGATATTAAATCGTTATTGTCTCGAATGATTGCTTGCAGAGTAGTAGGTATTGAGTTTTCAATCTATTGTGGAAATAATGAAAAGCTTCGAATGTTTTGTGTTCAACATCGCTCAACTCTTTTTAAAAAAGAGGAAGATTTGATTGAAGAGGATTTAAAAGCTGGGATTGAACTTAAAGTTTATGATAGAGTTTTGTCTACTTCAAACATTGAACCCATAGAAGAAATTTATATGAGTCTGCTCATAAAGCCAGTAAATTTGGACGGAAGAGTTGAATTAAGAAACTATTTCAAAGAACAACGATACTATAGTCTTTCACATAAATATGGAATAAAAACAGAGCAGCAAAAAGGACATTTGTGTTAG
- a CDS encoding tRNA 2-thiocytidine biosynthesis TtcA family protein, which yields MIELSKKISKLVGKTNAEYGLIKEGDRVLVGFSGGKDSTTLIHALNHLKKVAPYNFEFKAVTVTYGMGEQVQFLADHCKEHAIEHEIIDTEIFELAGEKIRKNSSFCSFFSRMRRGYLYSTALEQGYNKLALGHHLDDAMESFFMNFLYNGALRSMPPQYKAENGLTVIRPLIFCRERQLRAFAQSNELNVIGDEACPAMRFDIKMPHAREATKKLLAQMEEENPQMFISMKAAFNNVQTSTFFQKEFLDDVE from the coding sequence TTGATTGAATTAAGTAAAAAAATTTCGAAACTGGTTGGAAAAACAAATGCAGAGTATGGATTGATCAAAGAGGGAGACCGCGTTCTTGTTGGTTTCAGTGGTGGAAAAGACTCTACGACACTTATACATGCGCTGAATCATCTGAAAAAAGTAGCACCCTATAACTTTGAGTTTAAAGCCGTAACGGTTACGTATGGAATGGGTGAGCAAGTACAATTTTTAGCTGATCATTGTAAAGAGCATGCTATTGAACATGAGATTATAGATACTGAAATTTTTGAACTTGCGGGTGAAAAAATCAGAAAAAATTCATCGTTTTGTTCGTTTTTCTCTCGAATGAGAAGAGGGTATCTTTACAGTACCGCACTGGAACAAGGGTACAATAAATTGGCCTTAGGACATCATCTAGATGATGCCATGGAATCATTTTTTATGAACTTTTTGTACAATGGCGCACTTCGTTCAATGCCTCCTCAATATAAAGCAGAAAATGGTTTAACTGTAATTCGACCATTGATTTTTTGTAGAGAACGACAACTGCGAGCATTCGCTCAAAGCAATGAATTGAATGTCATTGGAGATGAAGCGTGTCCTGCAATGCGATTTGATATAAAAATGCCTCACGCCAGAGAAGCAACGAAAAAACTCTTGGCTCAGATGGAGGAGGAGAACCCTCAGATGTTTATTTCGATGAAGGCTGCTTTTAATAACGTGCAAACTTCCACTTTCTTTCAAAAAGAGTTTTTAGACGACGTAGAATGA
- a CDS encoding DUF523 domain-containing protein: protein MKLLVSACLLGQNVKYDGWNNQIHSELFDKILSKCEVIAFCPEVEGGLSTPRAKAEIKSFDPIKVKTIDNEDVTDAFEKGAQKLLTLCLQENITVALMKSKSPSCGNNLIYNGAFDGTLIEQSGVAVRLLLENGIKVYNEKELTKLDEALNKVS, encoded by the coding sequence ATGAAACTTTTAGTCTCTGCATGTCTTTTAGGACAAAATGTTAAATATGATGGGTGGAACAATCAGATTCATTCAGAATTGTTTGACAAAATCCTCTCCAAATGTGAAGTGATTGCTTTTTGTCCTGAAGTTGAAGGAGGGCTTTCTACTCCAAGAGCCAAAGCTGAAATCAAATCTTTTGATCCCATCAAAGTAAAAACTATTGATAATGAAGATGTCACCGATGCTTTTGAGAAAGGGGCACAAAAACTCTTAACCCTTTGTTTGCAAGAGAATATTACAGTGGCTTTAATGAAGTCAAAATCACCTTCGTGTGGGAATAATCTTATTTATAATGGAGCGTTTGATGGCACACTCATTGAACAAAGTGGGGTTGCGGTAAGACTGCTTTTAGAGAATGGAATTAAAGTCTATAATGAGAAAGAGCTTACAAAATTAGATGAAGCGCTGAACAAGGTTTCGTAG
- the trxC gene encoding thioredoxin TrxC: MKVVCPSCNSVNFIPKKEHYAKANCGKCKASLLETSPIELTATTFDTHVVNSDIPVIVDFWASWCGPCKMMAPVFEKTAGAFPLQARFAKVNTEKEQNLSSIYGIRSIPTLIVFKNGKEVERISGAMDEQNLRNLVQRFI; encoded by the coding sequence ATCAAAGTGGTTTGTCCCTCTTGTAACAGTGTGAACTTTATTCCTAAAAAAGAGCACTATGCAAAAGCCAATTGTGGAAAATGCAAAGCTTCACTGCTTGAAACAAGCCCCATTGAACTTACAGCAACAACATTTGATACACATGTGGTCAACAGTGATATCCCTGTGATTGTTGATTTTTGGGCTTCATGGTGTGGTCCATGTAAAATGATGGCACCTGTGTTTGAAAAAACGGCAGGTGCATTCCCTTTACAAGCGCGATTTGCGAAAGTCAATACCGAAAAAGAACAAAATCTTTCAAGTATATATGGTATTCGTTCTATTCCCACATTGATTGTTTTTAAAAATGGGAAAGAAGTAGAGCGTATTTCAGGTGCAATGGATGAACAAAATCTACGAAACCTTGTTCAGCGCTTCATCTAA
- a CDS encoding putative metalloprotease CJM1_0395 family protein — translation MWVNRYASSSVIYAKLAEKYAQLDKIDNQERTGNFNKVDRVELSTAPAQYDEQDYHRVLNKFQQKDNETRAHEQAHAANGPTASGIVYNYQMGPDGKLYAVGGHVRMDTSMPKDPQAASYKLGQLQRAASSPNELSGADAQIARTANLNKMLLHSLGESNAS, via the coding sequence ATGTGGGTCAATAGATATGCATCATCCAGTGTCATTTATGCAAAACTGGCAGAAAAGTATGCTCAACTGGATAAAATAGACAATCAAGAACGTACAGGCAACTTCAATAAAGTCGACAGAGTTGAACTCTCAACGGCACCTGCACAATATGACGAACAAGATTATCATCGAGTTTTAAATAAATTTCAACAAAAAGACAACGAAACTCGTGCACACGAACAAGCACATGCAGCCAATGGGCCAACAGCTTCAGGAATTGTCTACAACTACCAAATGGGACCTGATGGAAAACTGTATGCCGTAGGTGGTCATGTACGCATGGACACTTCTATGCCTAAAGACCCCCAAGCAGCCAGTTATAAGTTGGGGCAACTTCAACGAGCTGCCAGTTCCCCCAATGAACTCAGTGGTGCTGATGCACAAATTGCCCGTACTGCAAACTTAAATAAGATGTTATTACACTCTTTAGGAGAATCCAATGCAAGTTAA
- a CDS encoding SulP family inorganic anion transporter: MINIKETLIGSSFKNNILSPIVLCFVLIPEAVLFSIIAGVSPLIGIYTVIILSLITAILGGKAGLISGPSAAIAIIIAALSYKIKESIPDPFLYKLLHNQELSTYIFQHILVATIFAGLFQLLIGIFKLGKYIRLVPQYMIFGFVNGLAILIITTQLYLLKGESYTFYALFAGTIFILYYFSKYSKYIPVTLIALVIISSISYFFNLDTKKVGDIVNLSVALPHFYVPTVHLSKETLLIIVPYSLLIAVVGLLQSLITLCMLDEMSQKRSRDNQECIAQGAGNMACGFFGAMAGSVMLSQSMINFKNGAQGRLSTLLVSLILISFILYFSAYVMYVPLAVLLGILFMVALNILQWQNMHRIKYMSKLEKFLLIAITLITILTELHIAFLVCTFTVFIFYTMRNLHISVKEDLKEYRIKTYEFKGAICFNNIDEFKSLLCIENDPTYVILDFKNARIVDQEALDALDQIALEYKKKKAQLRIRYLSPDCKQNLTTAKAYCEYNEDEPQYKVALDL; the protein is encoded by the coding sequence TTGATAAACATTAAAGAGACATTGATTGGTTCAAGCTTTAAAAATAATATTTTATCTCCGATAGTATTATGTTTTGTATTGATTCCTGAAGCCGTACTTTTTTCAATTATTGCTGGGGTTTCCCCATTAATTGGTATTTATACTGTAATTATCTTAAGTTTGATCACTGCAATCTTGGGTGGAAAAGCGGGGCTTATTTCAGGTCCAAGTGCAGCCATTGCTATCATTATTGCGGCACTGAGTTATAAAATCAAAGAGAGTATTCCAGACCCTTTTTTATATAAACTTTTACACAACCAAGAACTCTCCACTTATATTTTTCAACACATTTTAGTCGCAACCATTTTTGCAGGATTATTTCAACTTCTTATTGGTATTTTTAAATTAGGTAAATATATTCGGCTTGTACCTCAATACATGATATTTGGTTTTGTAAATGGTTTGGCCATTCTAATCATCACAACTCAATTATATCTGCTTAAAGGAGAAAGTTACACATTTTACGCACTCTTTGCAGGAACCATTTTTATCCTTTACTACTTCTCAAAATACTCAAAATATATTCCTGTAACACTGATTGCGCTTGTTATCATCAGTTCAATCAGTTACTTTTTTAATTTGGACACAAAAAAAGTGGGCGATATTGTCAATTTAAGTGTTGCCTTGCCACACTTCTACGTTCCTACCGTTCACCTTTCTAAAGAGACGCTGCTTATCATTGTACCGTACTCTTTACTCATTGCTGTTGTAGGGCTTTTACAATCACTTATTACCTTGTGTATGCTTGATGAGATGAGTCAAAAAAGAAGCCGAGACAATCAAGAGTGTATTGCACAAGGTGCAGGTAACATGGCATGCGGTTTTTTTGGTGCCATGGCAGGATCAGTCATGCTCAGCCAATCAATGATTAATTTTAAAAATGGTGCACAAGGTCGACTCTCAACCTTGCTTGTAAGTTTGATATTAATAAGTTTTATTCTCTATTTCTCTGCGTATGTTATGTACGTTCCATTGGCTGTTTTATTGGGAATTTTATTTATGGTCGCTTTAAATATTTTACAATGGCAAAACATGCATCGTATCAAATACATGAGCAAGTTAGAAAAATTTCTTTTAATTGCAATCACCCTTATTACGATTTTAACAGAGTTGCATATCGCTTTTTTAGTCTGTACCTTTACGGTTTTTATTTTCTATACCATGAGAAACCTGCACATCAGCGTTAAAGAGGATTTGAAAGAGTACCGTATTAAAACCTATGAGTTTAAAGGAGCCATTTGTTTTAACAATATTGATGAGTTTAAATCCCTGCTTTGCATTGAAAATGACCCGACTTATGTGATACTTGACTTTAAAAATGCCCGGATTGTTGACCAAGAAGCACTCGATGCACTTGATCAAATTGCCTTAGAATACAAAAAGAAAAAAGCACAATTGCGTATTCGATACTTAAGCCCAGATTGTAAACAAAACCTTACAACAGCAAAAGCCTATTGTGAATATAATGAAGATGAACCTCAATACAAAGTGGCGCTGGATCTTTAA
- a CDS encoding CDP-alcohol phosphatidyltransferase family protein — MGFLFNKESHFNLANLATFSNIASGIFALYFLTHGEFFGAALFAWLGGAFDIMDGKLARKYNLSTQFGVQLDSYADFLSFVIVPSLFIYFAVIDGKELELNTVFIIFVFIYYIISGLRRLIQFNINADVGEVEQYFTGVPTPLGAILLWVVYIIWLTGFVHEYAVLISMVIIGYLLNSKVKIRHP, encoded by the coding sequence ATGGGATTTTTGTTTAATAAAGAGAGTCATTTCAATTTAGCGAATTTAGCTACGTTTTCAAATATTGCTTCAGGTATTTTTGCACTGTATTTTTTAACGCATGGCGAATTTTTCGGAGCGGCGTTGTTTGCTTGGTTGGGCGGAGCATTTGATATCATGGACGGTAAACTCGCACGTAAATATAACCTCTCTACTCAGTTTGGAGTTCAACTTGATTCTTATGCAGATTTTCTTTCATTTGTGATTGTTCCCTCTCTTTTCATCTACTTTGCAGTTATTGATGGCAAAGAGTTAGAACTCAATACTGTTTTTATTATTTTTGTATTTATCTATTATATCATCTCTGGTCTTCGACGATTGATTCAGTTTAATATCAATGCTGATGTCGGTGAAGTAGAACAATATTTTACAGGTGTGCCTACGCCTTTAGGAGCAATCTTACTGTGGGTGGTTTATATCATTTGGTTAACAGGTTTTGTGCATGAATATGCTGTGCTTATTTCGATGGTAATCATTGGATATCTGCTCAATTCAAAAGTAAAAATCAGACATCCATAA
- a CDS encoding exopolyphosphatase encodes MSDFVTAIDLGSNSFRVVNYDFSNNKILNDYHEVVGMADGLVDTGKISPEAQERVINAIKTASKQLDFHPKDAIAVTTAAMRYASNNQEVLKNFREQTSINFKIIEANEEARLTLLAIEYALKREGLKSEKFIVLDIGGGSTEVIIYNHGKVHAQSFSFGIVTLTQKYTSIEAVKEELNEQKKSIVNYLQQTKENLGEFTFISTAGTPTTVAAVKLGLDAYAYDRDLVNGTIVNRDDLKDVLTMFKNKPFEELTELVGKGRVEFIEVGILIFQTMFEALGQNESIVFDDGLREGVAIDYCLRQ; translated from the coding sequence ATGTCTGATTTTGTCACTGCCATTGATTTAGGATCCAATTCATTTCGTGTCGTAAACTACGATTTCTCAAACAACAAAATTCTCAATGATTATCATGAAGTTGTTGGTATGGCTGATGGCTTAGTGGATACGGGAAAAATCTCACCAGAAGCACAAGAACGTGTGATCAATGCCATTAAAACGGCTTCAAAACAACTTGACTTTCACCCAAAAGATGCCATTGCGGTTACGACTGCTGCTATGAGATATGCTAGTAATAATCAAGAAGTACTTAAGAACTTCCGAGAACAAACGAGTATAAACTTCAAAATCATTGAAGCAAATGAAGAGGCGCGTTTGACCCTTTTAGCCATAGAGTATGCGCTTAAAAGAGAGGGCTTAAAGAGTGAAAAGTTTATTGTTTTAGATATTGGTGGGGGATCTACAGAAGTGATTATCTATAATCATGGTAAGGTGCATGCACAAAGTTTTTCTTTTGGTATCGTAACTTTAACACAAAAATATACCTCCATCGAAGCGGTTAAAGAAGAATTAAATGAACAAAAGAAGAGTATTGTAAACTATTTACAACAAACAAAAGAGAATTTAGGGGAGTTTACTTTTATCTCAACGGCAGGCACTCCCACAACAGTTGCTGCAGTGAAATTAGGTCTTGATGCCTATGCTTATGACCGAGATTTAGTCAATGGCACGATTGTCAATCGTGATGATTTAAAAGATGTATTAACAATGTTTAAAAATAAACCTTTTGAGGAGCTTACTGAACTTGTAGGAAAAGGACGAGTTGAGTTTATTGAAGTGGGAATTTTAATTTTTCAAACCATGTTTGAAGCTTTGGGGCAAAACGAAAGTATTGTGTTTGATGATGGTTTAAGAGAGGGGGTAGCGATCGATTATTGTTTACGACAATAA